CGCACCAGCGCGGGGGGTGGCTGGTGTACTTTTCCGAGCGAGCCTGCCGCGGCTGCCCCCGGGCGGGGAGCTGTCTGAGCCGGAGCCAGACGCGGAAGGTGTTGTACTGGCATCCGGGCACGGAAGCGAACCGGCCGCGGGGGCTGAAACGGGCCTTGCGCGTCCGGAAGGTCGTCGAGCGCACCTTTGGGGAGGCCAAGCAGTGGCACGGCCTCGGGCGGAGCCGTTACCGGGGCCGGGAACGGACGGCGATTCAGGTGCTGCTGACCTGCCTGGTGCTCAACGCCAAGAAGATGGCCCGTCGATTCAAAGACGCGCCTGGACGCGGGAAGAGGACTCGGGCCGCGGAGCAGGCGGCCGCCTGAGAGGGCGGGTACCCGGAGGAAGCCGGGCAACCTTGCAGAGCCGCTCTCCCGTAGTGCCACGTATCCCATCCAATCGATGGCAACTCCCTTCGACCCCATGGGTTCAGCTTTCCGCCGCTTTTTCAGAGACCTCGCCCGCGCTCCGGTCTCGAGTCGCGATCGCAACTTTTCGGTCGCCATTAGGAGGAC
The nucleotide sequence above comes from Thermaerobacter sp. FW80. Encoded proteins:
- a CDS encoding transposase, whose product is MREDLVRQGIRPYIPQRTQRQRLPKQGFTYDKRRRQWICPEGHRSIGQSPHQRGGWLVYFSERACRGCPRAGSCLSRSQTRKVLYWHPGTEANRPRGLKRALRVRKVVERTFGEAKQWHGLGRSRYRGRERTAIQVLLTCLVLNAKKMARRFKDAPGRGKRTRAAEQAAA